In Panthera leo isolate Ple1 chromosome B3, P.leo_Ple1_pat1.1, whole genome shotgun sequence, a single genomic region encodes these proteins:
- the WDR20 gene encoding WD repeat-containing protein 20 isoform X11 has product MATEGGGKEMNEIKTQFTTREGLYKLLPHSEYSRPNRVPFNSQGSNPVRVSFVNLNDQSGNGDRLCFNVGRELYFYIYKGVRKEHEA; this is encoded by the exons ATGGCgacggagggaggagggaaggagatgaaCGAGATTAAGACCCAATTCACCACTCGGGAAGGTCTGTACAAGCTGCTGCCGCACTCGGAGTACAGCCGGCCCAACCGGGTGCCCTTCAACTCGCAGGGATCCAACCCCGTCCGCGTCTCCTTCGTAAACCTCAACGACCAGTCTGGCAACGGCGACCGCCTCTGCTTCAATGTGGGCCGGGAGCTCTACTTCTATATCTACAAGGGGGTCCGCAAG GAACATGAAGCGTAG